Proteins encoded by one window of Salvia splendens isolate huo1 chromosome 7, SspV2, whole genome shotgun sequence:
- the LOC121810527 gene encoding uncharacterized protein LOC121810527, which yields MQPPGHENISKVSLRSGRVYQGHSHPAISPPTVSEPSHGEEGESSRGGQVEEKGKERVGGEASKEIQKEETERVKPYSYRGMVTRKRDATIDVVSMFKDMDVKVPFLTALKMPPISKFIKDYLAGKVNEEGRLITDENVSAVIQKNDLPSKKTDPGMFTLPISIGDIQVEHAMCDLGASINVLPYSIYRKLGEAKLVDTDIVIQLADRSCIHPEGILEDVIVKANNFLYPADFFVIKMTEHTTKESSGFLLGRPFLSTASTIIDVRNGTIKGEQYTFNINEAMKRPADGENVYSVDVTEPLV from the coding sequence ATGCAACCACCTGGTCATGAGAATATTAGTAAAGTATCCCTGCGGTCAGGAAGGGTCTACCAAGGCCACAGCCATCCTGCGATATCTCCACCAACTGTTTCTGAACCAAGCCATGGGGAAGAGGGAGAATCCAGCAGAGGTGGTCAAGTGGAAGAAAAAGGCAAGGAAAGGGTTGGAGGAGAAGCCTCAAAAGAAATTCAGAAAGAAGAAACTGAAAGGGTTAAGCCATATTCGTACCGCGGAATGGTGACGAGGAAAAGGGATGCCACAATCGACGTGGTAAGCATGTTCAAGGACATGGATGTGAAGGTACCATTCTTAACGGCGTTAAAAATGCCCCCGATCAGTAAGTTCATTAAAGACTACCTAGCAGGAAAGGTCAATGAGGAAGGGAGACTAATTACAGATGAGAACGTCTCTGCCGTAATCCAGAAAAACGATCTCCCCTCCAAGAAAACTGATCCTGGAATGTTCACGCTTCCAATTTCAATCGGAGACATTCAGGTAGAGCACGCCATGTGCGACTTGGGGGCATCTATCAATGTTCTGCCATACTCCATCTACCGGAAGTTGGGAGAGGCCAAGCTAGTCGACACGGATATAGTGATACAGTTGGCCGACAGATCATGTATTCACCCCGAAGGAATTCTGGAAGACGTTATTGTAAAGGCAAATAACTTTCtatacccagctgattttttcGTAATCAAGATGACAGAGCACACGACAAAAGAGTCGAGTGGATTCCTACTGGGACGACCGTTCTTGTCTACGGCCAGCACTATCATAGACGTCCGCAATGGGACGATCAAAGGAGAGCAGTATACGTTcaatatcaatgaggccatgaagaggCCAGCCGACGGAGAGAACGTGTATTCTGTGGATGTAACTGAGCCCTTGGTGTAA